One stretch of Schlesneria sp. DSM 10557 DNA includes these proteins:
- a CDS encoding tetratricopeptide repeat protein, with protein sequence MKSFLLIAVLTLHSLTLNASLFGEETFATRFAAAREHFQKGRYEEAIETLEKLEESRAPDLDPVQIALLRSESQLAQGERAAAEETIAAAIASHENSAPLQAHSAKLHFGRGRLKEAETAVGLALKLDPDQLVARLIQAHLYTEKGELKKADDGYRWFVRYYNRAQPRDPESLLLVAKGASQYARWHSASQIFDFCVNTVAVDALKADKTFWQAHLASGGLLLEKYNKAQGRPELKAALAINPNASEVHIELAKSAIGDYDWDEVEESAKRALAIAPGSTGALQALATAKLYFRDFDEVEKLLTEALAVNPVESETLALLASLRMLQDGWPDPVRWNQLVSHLDHIQDLKLEEPTRCEQILIDVATRNPRPGYFLSSLAEIVNMFRQHTVAEPLLKQAIALMPQLSQPKNALGQLYMQTGQIDAARKTLDEAFKMDPYHVRVSNMRKVIKVLDDYESYQTEHFVVRADGKLDKLLARYMAEYLEEVYPELTELFGFEPETRTQIEIYNTAKGLSGHQWFSARMVGLPWVQTIGASTGVIVAMQSPGSMEQPLNWARVLKHEFVHVLTLQQTKFNIPHWYTEALAVRSEGYPTPVEWNDLLLKRVPKGELKNLDNLSMGFIRAGNQENWNFAYCQSVLYAEYMVERFGEPTLAKLLDAYRRNLTTDQAIPEVFNVDKTDFEKGYRDYLDKLVAGLRKSQDASEEELRPAQIEKAYEKNKDDPKAAANYAKLMFIIKKREDAKKIAEEVLKKEPSQPVAATVLSLLHLRDDRLDEAAQVLEPALDNAHPNKQVVELLMKIRLKQKRPKEAITLSELGKEHFPYESEWWKGTAAAAKLTGNTETRRAALETLVRIESDDPAPRKALAELALEEGKFETAYKFGKLALHIDVLDAEVHRILGEALLGTKEFGQAIREFETALELKPKSTEAQLGLAQAYLASGQKEKADVLIEEVLKGDSNNARAQKLRGQ encoded by the coding sequence ATGAAGTCTTTTCTGCTGATTGCCGTCCTGACCCTGCACAGTCTGACGCTCAATGCCTCGCTGTTCGGTGAAGAAACATTCGCCACCCGATTCGCCGCGGCACGCGAGCACTTCCAGAAAGGACGCTACGAAGAAGCCATTGAAACTCTGGAAAAGCTGGAAGAATCCAGGGCCCCCGACCTCGATCCAGTCCAAATCGCTTTACTGAGAAGCGAATCGCAGCTTGCACAGGGTGAACGAGCCGCAGCGGAGGAAACGATCGCTGCGGCCATCGCCTCCCATGAAAACTCGGCACCGTTACAGGCTCACTCGGCGAAGCTCCATTTCGGCCGCGGTCGCCTAAAGGAAGCGGAGACGGCTGTGGGACTCGCTCTTAAACTCGACCCCGATCAACTGGTCGCTCGACTCATACAAGCCCACCTCTATACCGAGAAGGGTGAACTCAAGAAAGCCGACGACGGCTACCGCTGGTTCGTGCGTTACTACAACCGGGCTCAACCTCGTGATCCCGAATCGCTACTCCTCGTGGCGAAAGGGGCATCACAGTACGCGCGCTGGCACAGTGCCTCTCAGATATTCGATTTTTGCGTCAACACCGTCGCCGTTGATGCATTGAAGGCGGATAAAACCTTCTGGCAGGCACACCTGGCATCCGGTGGACTGCTGCTCGAGAAATACAACAAGGCACAAGGCCGCCCCGAACTCAAAGCCGCCCTGGCAATTAACCCCAACGCGTCCGAGGTACATATCGAACTGGCCAAGTCGGCCATTGGTGACTACGACTGGGATGAGGTCGAAGAATCAGCGAAACGTGCCCTGGCAATCGCCCCAGGTTCGACCGGTGCTCTTCAGGCACTCGCCACAGCCAAGCTCTACTTCCGTGACTTTGACGAGGTCGAAAAACTGCTGACCGAGGCTTTGGCTGTCAACCCTGTCGAGAGCGAGACACTGGCCCTGCTGGCATCCTTGCGCATGCTTCAGGACGGGTGGCCCGACCCCGTTCGCTGGAACCAACTTGTCAGCCATCTCGACCATATTCAGGACCTGAAACTGGAGGAGCCAACTCGCTGCGAACAGATCCTGATTGATGTCGCGACAAGAAATCCCAGGCCGGGTTACTTCCTGTCCTCATTAGCCGAAATCGTCAATATGTTCCGACAGCACACAGTGGCGGAACCATTGCTCAAGCAGGCGATCGCATTGATGCCTCAGTTGTCTCAGCCGAAGAATGCGTTGGGTCAACTCTATATGCAGACGGGCCAGATCGACGCCGCCCGTAAAACACTCGACGAAGCCTTCAAGATGGACCCGTACCATGTACGAGTCAGCAATATGCGTAAGGTCATCAAGGTTCTCGATGACTACGAGTCGTATCAGACAGAACACTTCGTGGTGCGAGCCGACGGCAAACTCGACAAGCTGCTTGCTCGCTATATGGCTGAGTACCTGGAGGAGGTCTATCCGGAACTGACGGAACTTTTCGGATTCGAACCGGAGACACGCACGCAGATTGAAATCTACAACACGGCCAAAGGACTGTCAGGACACCAATGGTTCAGCGCTCGCATGGTGGGACTTCCCTGGGTCCAGACGATCGGCGCCTCGACGGGTGTGATCGTCGCCATGCAAAGCCCCGGTTCCATGGAACAGCCGTTGAACTGGGCACGTGTGCTGAAGCATGAGTTCGTTCATGTGCTGACTCTCCAGCAGACGAAGTTCAATATCCCTCACTGGTACACGGAAGCCCTGGCAGTCCGCTCAGAAGGGTATCCAACACCTGTCGAATGGAACGATCTTCTCCTGAAACGCGTTCCCAAAGGGGAGCTCAAGAATCTTGATAACCTGAGCATGGGATTTATCCGCGCGGGCAATCAGGAGAACTGGAATTTCGCTTACTGCCAAAGCGTGCTGTACGCAGAGTATATGGTTGAACGTTTTGGTGAGCCCACGCTGGCGAAGCTGCTCGACGCGTATCGTCGGAACCTGACCACCGACCAGGCGATTCCGGAAGTCTTCAACGTCGATAAAACTGACTTCGAGAAAGGATATCGGGATTACCTCGACAAACTGGTCGCAGGTCTCCGCAAGAGTCAGGACGCTTCCGAAGAGGAATTGAGACCCGCTCAGATCGAAAAGGCGTACGAGAAAAACAAAGACGATCCGAAAGCGGCAGCAAACTATGCGAAACTCATGTTCATCATCAAAAAACGTGAGGATGCCAAGAAGATTGCAGAGGAAGTGCTGAAGAAGGAACCTTCTCAGCCCGTTGCGGCAACGGTATTGTCACTGCTGCATCTGAGGGATGATCGCCTGGATGAAGCAGCGCAGGTGCTGGAACCGGCACTCGACAATGCTCATCCGAATAAGCAGGTCGTCGAACTTCTGATGAAGATCCGGTTGAAACAGAAGCGTCCCAAAGAGGCGATCACCTTGAGTGAACTCGGGAAGGAACATTTTCCTTACGAGAGCGAGTGGTGGAAGGGGACTGCCGCAGCCGCAAAACTGACAGGAAATACGGAAACCCGACGAGCGGCGTTGGAGACACTTGTCCGGATTGAGTCAGACGACCCTGCCCCCCGAAAAGCACTGGCGGAACTCGCACTTGAAGAAGGAAAATTCGAAACAGCGTACAAGTTTGGCAAGCTCGCACTGCACATCGATGTGCTCGATGCCGAAGTTCACAGGATCCTTGGCGAAGCGCTGCTGGGCACCAAGGAATTTGGGCAAGCGATCCGCGAATTCGAGACCGCCCTGGAACTCAAACCCAAAAGCACAGAAGCACAGTTGGGGCTCGCCCAGGCGTATTTAGCCAGCGGGCAAAAGGAAAAAGCGGATGTCCTGATTGAGGAGGTTCTGAAGGGGGACAGCAACAACGCACGGGCTCAAAAGTTGCGCGGGCAATGA
- the hflC gene encoding protease modulator HflC: MESVSTSLAHSAGIDLIGKWRWFTAVMAVLVLPTMIIFVDETEIAIAERFGRITAVYDQPSQSGLHFKLPWPVEKVRRFDRRLQLLTPAGREAFTRDRKNVVVEAYLCWKIAEGQSKSILDRPVVRFFQGLGSVEVAESRLASRLQSILTEQIGRSELSELLKAAHSEAGPADGPSPLEQIAAKIRREFEQRADEDKSLSDRLGIEVVDIRIRRLNLPTGNMQAVFERMRSERQKIAERYRSAGLAENRMIRSQADRQSSELIARANADAERIRGEGEALAIHILNEAHAKDPEFASLLQTLESYQQILNDKTTLILSGTNSFLKLLMEGLPPQASEPTKMPVHADAQHPDNVRGADQ; this comes from the coding sequence ATGGAATCAGTCTCGACATCCCTCGCCCACTCCGCAGGAATAGACCTCATCGGGAAGTGGCGATGGTTTACTGCGGTGATGGCGGTCCTCGTTCTGCCGACGATGATCATCTTTGTGGATGAGACAGAAATTGCGATTGCAGAACGGTTTGGCCGCATAACAGCGGTCTATGATCAGCCGTCCCAAAGTGGCCTGCATTTCAAGCTGCCATGGCCCGTGGAAAAGGTCCGTCGCTTCGATCGGCGGCTTCAATTATTGACTCCGGCGGGCCGTGAGGCATTCACTCGTGACCGCAAGAACGTCGTAGTCGAAGCGTATCTGTGCTGGAAAATTGCTGAGGGTCAGTCCAAGTCGATTCTCGACCGCCCGGTCGTGCGTTTCTTCCAGGGATTGGGGAGCGTAGAAGTCGCCGAATCCCGACTGGCCAGTCGCCTTCAGTCCATCCTCACCGAGCAAATTGGACGAAGCGAGCTTTCAGAACTGCTGAAAGCGGCCCATTCCGAGGCAGGTCCCGCTGACGGACCGAGCCCCCTTGAGCAAATCGCCGCCAAGATCCGGCGTGAGTTTGAACAGCGCGCCGATGAAGACAAGTCACTCAGCGATCGACTGGGTATTGAAGTTGTCGACATTCGAATCCGACGGTTGAATCTGCCCACGGGTAACATGCAGGCGGTCTTCGAACGGATGCGCAGTGAACGACAGAAAATCGCAGAACGATATCGCAGCGCGGGTCTGGCAGAAAACCGGATGATCCGAAGTCAGGCAGACCGGCAGTCCAGTGAACTGATCGCGCGAGCCAATGCCGATGCCGAACGCATCCGCGGTGAAGGTGAAGCCCTTGCGATTCATATCCTGAATGAGGCACACGCGAAGGATCCGGAGTTCGCATCCCTGCTGCAGACACTGGAATCGTACCAGCAAATCCTCAATGACAAGACGACGCTGATTCTTTCCGGCACGAATAGTTTCCTGAAACTGCTGATGGAAGGCCTTCCACCGCAGGCCTCGGAACCGACAAAAATGCCCGTCCACGCGGATGCACAACACCCCGATAATGTCCGGGGAGCCGACCAATGA
- the hflK gene encoding protease modulator HflK produces the protein MKKRYWLGIALAVYFLSGFFVIPANQKGVVRRFGRVHPTLRSSGLNFDLPWPFTRVDRVNFNEVRTLTLGEIEADPNFLVVAPSARPSTFLTGDKNLLLLTITVHYRVSEEHVVNWLYGSDSVVRRLQLVVESATTDLVSRCGVDFVHTQGLAELNNHLLRDVRQTVEKLRLGCSVEQVSIDRAEPPSRAKAEFLDVSNARADMARSIHEARAYAEQKLAESQADARKILDDAEQVRHRQSSAARGSADRFETLVAQIHRDAQASGRSYDEAKRLVMERMTNETLRQVLGKASKKYVLNAGTPFDLMFPAAKGNP, from the coding sequence ATGAAGAAGAGATACTGGCTCGGCATTGCTCTGGCAGTCTACTTTCTGAGCGGGTTCTTTGTGATTCCCGCAAATCAGAAAGGAGTCGTCCGCAGGTTTGGCCGTGTTCATCCCACGCTTCGATCGAGTGGACTCAACTTTGACCTCCCCTGGCCATTCACCAGGGTTGACCGTGTTAACTTCAACGAAGTGCGAACCCTGACACTGGGAGAGATCGAAGCGGATCCGAACTTCCTGGTGGTGGCTCCCTCGGCACGACCTTCGACTTTTCTGACCGGCGATAAGAACCTTCTGCTGCTGACCATCACCGTTCATTATCGTGTCTCGGAAGAGCACGTGGTGAACTGGCTCTATGGGTCCGACTCGGTCGTACGTCGGCTTCAACTCGTTGTCGAATCTGCGACGACGGACCTGGTATCACGTTGCGGGGTCGATTTTGTCCACACGCAAGGACTTGCGGAACTTAATAATCATCTCCTTCGTGACGTTCGCCAGACCGTCGAGAAACTCAGACTCGGCTGTAGCGTCGAACAAGTTTCGATTGACCGGGCAGAACCACCATCCCGAGCAAAGGCGGAATTCCTGGATGTGTCCAACGCACGAGCGGACATGGCTCGTTCAATCCACGAAGCGAGAGCCTACGCAGAACAGAAGCTGGCGGAATCACAAGCCGACGCCCGAAAGATCCTCGATGACGCTGAGCAAGTCCGTCACCGACAATCGTCGGCGGCCCGAGGTTCCGCCGACCGCTTTGAAACGCTGGTAGCTCAGATCCATCGTGATGCCCAAGCCAGCGGGCGTTCCTACGATGAGGCAAAGCGTCTCGTGATGGAACGAATGACAAACGAAACACTGCGACAGGTCCTCGGAAAAGCCAGCAAGAAATATGTCCTGAATGCAGGAACGCCGTTCGACCTCATGTTTCCCGCAGCAAAGGGGAACCCGTGA
- a CDS encoding cation-translocating P-type ATPase family protein — protein sequence MLRSDPGSTDETASSFHYQAAPLYVLTAIVAGLVGADWILSWSWQGPVPPSGAASLFGYRLALLGAILGGARILYHTLDGLLSGRVGADLALTIACLAAILLGEHQTAGLVVLISLIGESIEGYTIDRARWAVRQTYALWPDIVHRNHEGREEDIPLDQVKVGDSIIVRPGERVPVDGRVVAGRSVVDQSPFTGESLPVDKNPGDRVLAGTFNQIGALTVIAETVGQNTALARVSQLVRTSVAQKGELERIADRLARWFVPVVLVAALLTLVGWRVAHGTWRSGYLPALGVLVVACPCPLILATPCAVMASLAWLARRGIVVKGSTALERLATVDTFVFDKTGTLTQGTLTLGSVIPTTGLAPDEIIRIAAIAERNSEHPIARTIVKGAEQRGLTIPMPLEFESLAGAGVIATIAADATHQPPPVMDSLKETSPHEGDLSTIVVGNRRALDAGEIEFSTDAAVLLKELEKAGESPQVVALDGAVIGILGIRETIRSESQSVLRELRELGTKQFALLTGDRPQPADAVVSTIGNIDYVATEQLPADKARWIKTAKQAGRKVVMVGDGVNDAPALAAADVGIALGTAGGDLAAAAGDLILLGDPLRPLPGLIRLSRALVQNIWQSILLFAFGLNGLGVLVCSFGWLDPIGGAIFHEISSLAVMANAMRLLWFEADASSLSARFINRILTGADWIVANASPSAWVFWIIARWRMGLKLAMAILLAFWLVSGVIIINENEQAVVTRFGRLQEQLPAGLYWKWPWPLEKIVRVNSGAIRSVAVGYRQPPTSVQTAGRVEGTTPTAGGDPSVPRRSLFQLSSRQPDASFWKQDQPTVEWTSGHENRADEALTEESILLTADEVPVELMAEVQYRINDLKQYLFSGSLQPDSVVRTVTEGVLREVAATASLDSLLTEQRAVLERRSLATLRERLESYHLGLEIVDLQWLDVHPPQAVVPAYRQAADALEDRELLINEAEAYASRTLYAAMGERAFQKLQQTVSEKEEKSSSSQSRFDWKLTDPLWQELTQPDSRGEAWLSGACAGILLEGQSAAVGFEQSATGMSQRFDLLFQEFARNPEPTRRQLYWTTLTKVLSQRPLTIVDPKAAGKQQLWLGGSSPVFPVPRENPPGAEPSF from the coding sequence ATGCTCCGGAGCGATCCCGGCTCGACGGACGAGACCGCGTCGAGCTTTCATTACCAGGCAGCCCCCCTGTACGTACTGACGGCAATCGTGGCGGGGCTGGTTGGCGCAGACTGGATCCTTTCCTGGTCGTGGCAGGGACCTGTTCCCCCATCCGGTGCGGCATCGCTATTCGGGTACCGACTGGCGCTGCTGGGAGCGATTCTGGGGGGCGCCAGAATCCTCTATCACACGCTGGATGGACTGTTGTCGGGGCGTGTCGGAGCCGATCTGGCGCTGACGATTGCCTGCCTGGCCGCCATTCTCCTCGGAGAACACCAGACCGCAGGACTCGTCGTACTGATCTCACTGATTGGCGAGAGTATCGAAGGCTATACCATTGACCGCGCCCGCTGGGCCGTCCGACAGACGTATGCACTCTGGCCCGACATTGTCCACCGCAATCATGAGGGAAGGGAGGAAGATATCCCCCTTGACCAGGTGAAGGTCGGAGACTCGATCATTGTACGCCCGGGCGAGCGTGTCCCTGTGGACGGCAGAGTGGTCGCAGGCCGGTCTGTCGTCGACCAAAGCCCATTCACCGGAGAAAGTCTGCCGGTGGACAAGAATCCAGGCGACCGAGTGCTCGCTGGGACCTTTAACCAGATCGGTGCGCTGACGGTCATCGCGGAAACAGTGGGACAGAACACCGCACTCGCGCGCGTCTCACAACTCGTTCGCACGTCGGTGGCTCAGAAAGGGGAACTGGAACGAATCGCGGATCGACTGGCGCGGTGGTTCGTTCCAGTCGTCCTCGTTGCGGCACTCCTCACTCTGGTTGGCTGGCGAGTGGCTCATGGAACTTGGCGCAGCGGTTATCTGCCCGCTCTCGGAGTCCTGGTCGTTGCTTGTCCCTGCCCGTTGATCCTTGCCACCCCCTGCGCTGTCATGGCCTCCCTCGCCTGGCTCGCACGCCGAGGGATCGTCGTCAAGGGCTCAACGGCTCTGGAACGACTTGCGACGGTCGACACCTTCGTCTTCGACAAGACGGGGACATTGACCCAGGGGACGCTCACACTGGGATCCGTCATTCCTACGACGGGACTTGCTCCTGACGAGATTATTCGCATCGCCGCAATTGCTGAGCGGAACAGCGAGCATCCCATCGCCCGCACGATTGTGAAGGGAGCTGAACAACGCGGCCTGACAATTCCCATGCCGCTCGAGTTTGAGTCACTCGCCGGTGCGGGTGTGATCGCCACAATCGCCGCTGACGCCACCCATCAGCCCCCACCAGTGATGGATTCACTCAAGGAAACATCCCCGCACGAGGGAGACCTTTCCACCATCGTCGTAGGGAACCGGCGAGCCCTCGACGCTGGTGAGATCGAATTCTCAACAGACGCGGCCGTGCTGCTTAAAGAACTGGAAAAAGCAGGGGAATCTCCGCAAGTCGTGGCTCTAGATGGAGCCGTCATCGGGATCCTCGGCATACGGGAAACGATCCGGTCTGAGTCACAGTCAGTGCTACGTGAACTGCGTGAGCTGGGAACGAAACAGTTCGCACTGCTGACAGGAGACCGTCCGCAGCCTGCGGATGCAGTCGTCAGCACGATTGGCAATATTGATTACGTTGCCACCGAACAACTTCCGGCGGATAAAGCCCGCTGGATTAAGACCGCGAAGCAGGCAGGCAGAAAAGTCGTCATGGTGGGAGATGGCGTTAACGATGCTCCAGCGCTCGCCGCCGCAGACGTCGGTATCGCATTAGGAACCGCCGGCGGTGATCTGGCCGCCGCAGCAGGTGACCTGATCCTGTTAGGTGATCCGCTTAGACCTCTGCCAGGACTGATTCGTTTGTCCCGGGCACTGGTGCAGAATATCTGGCAGAGCATCCTGCTCTTTGCATTCGGTTTGAATGGACTGGGAGTTTTGGTCTGTTCATTCGGATGGCTCGATCCGATCGGCGGGGCGATCTTTCATGAAATTTCGTCCCTGGCCGTTATGGCCAACGCCATGCGTCTGCTCTGGTTCGAAGCGGACGCTTCCTCGCTATCCGCACGATTCATCAATCGGATACTCACAGGAGCAGACTGGATCGTCGCCAACGCTTCCCCCTCGGCATGGGTCTTCTGGATCATCGCGAGGTGGCGGATGGGACTCAAACTCGCCATGGCGATTTTGCTGGCATTCTGGCTCGTTTCCGGCGTGATCATCATCAATGAAAATGAACAAGCGGTGGTGACACGATTCGGCCGCTTACAGGAACAGTTGCCCGCGGGACTCTATTGGAAATGGCCGTGGCCTCTGGAAAAAATTGTCAGGGTCAATTCCGGCGCGATTCGTAGCGTCGCCGTCGGTTACCGCCAGCCCCCGACTTCAGTACAGACTGCTGGCAGGGTTGAGGGAACCACGCCAACCGCAGGGGGCGACCCATCGGTGCCGCGTCGAAGCCTGTTCCAGCTCTCCTCTCGACAACCAGACGCATCCTTCTGGAAACAGGATCAACCAACGGTTGAGTGGACCAGCGGTCACGAAAACCGCGCAGACGAGGCACTGACCGAAGAGTCAATCTTGTTGACGGCGGATGAAGTCCCCGTTGAACTCATGGCCGAAGTACAGTACCGGATCAATGACCTGAAGCAGTATCTGTTTTCAGGCAGCCTGCAACCCGACAGCGTCGTTCGGACAGTGACAGAGGGAGTGTTGCGTGAAGTCGCTGCGACCGCGTCACTGGATAGCCTTCTCACAGAACAGCGCGCGGTGCTGGAGCGCAGATCACTCGCGACTTTGCGTGAGCGATTGGAATCTTATCACCTCGGACTCGAGATCGTTGACCTCCAATGGCTGGACGTCCACCCGCCCCAGGCCGTTGTTCCTGCCTACCGTCAGGCTGCTGATGCCCTGGAAGACCGTGAGCTACTGATCAATGAGGCCGAGGCCTACGCTTCACGAACACTTTACGCTGCGATGGGCGAACGAGCCTTCCAGAAGTTGCAACAGACGGTTTCCGAAAAGGAAGAGAAATCCAGTTCGTCCCAAAGCCGATTCGACTGGAAGCTGACTGATCCATTGTGGCAGGAACTCACTCAGCCCGATTCCCGGGGAGAAGCCTGGCTCTCTGGAGCCTGTGCAGGAATCCTTCTCGAAGGTCAATCCGCCGCGGTCGGGTTCGAACAATCGGCGACGGGCATGTCCCAACGATTCGATCTCCTGTTCCAAGAGTTCGCTCGGAATCCGGAGCCGACCCGACGACAGCTCTATTGGACAACACTCACGAAGGTACTCTCCCAGCGTCCGCTGACGATTGTCGATCCCAAGGCGGCCGGAAAACAGCAATTGTGGCTGGGAGGGAGCAGCCCTGTATTCCCCGTGCCGAGAGAAAACCCTCCTGGAGCAGAACCCTCATTTTAG
- a CDS encoding DUF1501 domain-containing protein, with protein MQFSVPLNQRGSRYEISRRNAIQFCGSAVGLNLAGLIQAQVGQLLAGTSMDEMSSTSVKPLKSCIIVFYYGGPSHLDTYDLKPHAPADIRGEFQPIATTVPGLFVSEHLPRMSRVMHKVAIIRSMHHNNRLHDSASTEALTGRPSPNGDREEFAPISQFYPCFGSALSYLRQNLSIQIPHVALPFVFHNVIDTPCQGGGFLGTKFDPLQISVDVESNSYRAGALSLPEGHTRALLTDRRRLLETLELAGTTSRSTPVGEQWKMFCDRAYQLLESETLRRALDLSVESPQMRDRYGFGPAPLTVGEGGGGGNGAELGVAREMRGQNLLLARRMVEAGVPFVNVYDFRQQGQNWDSHFKNFNQHKTHLLPLADQSLCALIEDLDDRGLLDTTLVVAMGEFGRTPKINADGGRDHWPDCYSLLLAGGGIRGGTVYGASDSLGAFPASDPVTPADLAATIYWRFGLNPETELHDLTGRPNRLAEGRPITSLFS; from the coding sequence ATGCAATTCAGTGTGCCCCTGAATCAACGTGGATCCCGCTACGAGATAAGTCGGCGCAATGCAATTCAGTTCTGCGGAAGTGCCGTTGGACTGAACCTGGCAGGACTCATTCAGGCACAGGTGGGACAGTTGCTCGCCGGCACGAGTATGGACGAGATGTCGTCAACATCTGTCAAGCCGCTGAAATCCTGCATCATTGTGTTCTATTACGGCGGCCCAAGCCATCTCGACACTTATGACCTCAAGCCGCATGCACCAGCGGACATTCGGGGCGAGTTTCAGCCGATCGCCACAACTGTCCCTGGCCTGTTTGTGAGTGAACATCTGCCGCGAATGTCGCGCGTGATGCACAAAGTCGCCATCATCCGCAGCATGCACCACAATAACAGACTGCATGATTCGGCATCGACAGAAGCATTGACGGGGCGCCCTTCACCGAACGGCGATCGTGAAGAGTTCGCCCCCATCAGTCAGTTCTACCCCTGTTTTGGTTCGGCACTGAGCTACCTTCGACAAAACCTGAGCATCCAGATCCCCCACGTCGCACTTCCCTTTGTCTTCCACAATGTCATTGATACCCCTTGTCAGGGAGGGGGCTTCCTCGGGACAAAGTTTGATCCGCTTCAGATCTCAGTGGACGTGGAATCAAACAGCTATCGAGCAGGAGCACTGTCACTTCCCGAAGGTCACACGAGAGCGCTGCTCACCGACCGGCGACGTCTACTCGAGACATTAGAACTCGCAGGAACAACCAGTCGGTCCACGCCTGTAGGGGAACAGTGGAAGATGTTCTGCGACAGAGCGTATCAACTGCTGGAATCTGAGACGCTGCGCCGAGCGTTGGATCTCTCGGTGGAGTCGCCTCAGATGCGCGATCGCTATGGTTTCGGTCCTGCACCACTCACCGTGGGCGAAGGAGGCGGCGGTGGCAATGGTGCGGAACTGGGTGTCGCCCGGGAAATGCGTGGTCAGAACCTGCTGCTCGCCCGCCGCATGGTCGAAGCAGGCGTTCCCTTCGTGAATGTCTATGACTTCCGTCAGCAAGGGCAGAATTGGGACTCTCATTTTAAAAACTTCAACCAGCATAAGACCCATTTATTACCTCTGGCAGATCAAAGCCTCTGTGCCCTGATCGAAGACCTCGACGATCGAGGTTTACTGGATACGACTCTCGTCGTTGCGATGGGGGAATTCGGACGAACACCCAAAATCAACGCGGACGGAGGCCGAGACCACTGGCCCGACTGCTATTCCCTCCTTCTGGCAGGTGGCGGAATACGAGGAGGTACCGTGTATGGGGCCAGTGACTCGCTGGGTGCATTTCCGGCGAGTGATCCCGTCACCCCCGCGGACCTCGCAGCAACCATCTACTGGCGATTTGGCCTGAATCCGGAAACAGAACTCCATGACCTGACGGGACGCCCAAACCGACTTGCCGAAGGCCGCCCCATTACATCTTTATTCAGCTAG